The DNA region TACAAAATTTTATCgtaaaatttctaaaatttaattcTGTAAAAAGGTGGAGTGTTGTCAAAAATATGACTCAGGTCTAAActtcaatttatatattttaaaagatttaaataatCTTTATCATAATTAACTTAGATTAGTCGAGTAGTCAACTCGCTCATCTGCTCGTTAGCCAGTGGATTATGAATTTTCTTCTGAACACAATTTTTACCCATCATGCCTcgaatatattattatttgagCATCAAAGTGTCTATACTCCTATCCCCTCATGCATACACGTTGGAAATTCCATCCAATCTCCCAATCTCCTTCGAACATCATTTTCCAAGCATCTGcacccaaatatatatatatatatatatatatatatatatatatatatatacgtaatagttttagtttaaatatatatatatacatacatacacgtAATAGTTTTAGTTTATGATGACAATCTAGTAAATATGCTTTGTGTATGAGATGTCTTTGGTACGGATTGAAGAGTGGATCGAAAATTTGTGGGTCAAGACGGGTGCCGGATTGTTCAACTGGAGTAGTGGagatggtacctgcaaagacactccgacgcttaagtcagaatggatctgagaggtataaggtgtgagaAATGAATGAATATCTGTAGGGACCTGAGTCCTTTATTTATAGGTGATGatagctatcttatcttatcttgtttggataagataagggagacgtttgaattcgaaagttggttaagAGCTCTAGTGGGCCGGTTCCGGGCCTTCTAGAGGCGCGATATGGTCGGGATCCGGGTAACCGGGTCCGAGGACCTTTCGGAGCGTGGGATCCGTGGGCCAGATCCATAACAGTTGCCCCCGTAGCGGGAGGCCGGGGGAGGTCGGTCTCTACCGCTGGAGGATGTGACTTGGGCCGTTTGTGGCCTTCGTCGGTTCCTCGGACTCGGGATTTTTAATGGATTCGTCTTTCGAGGGATGGGTGTCGGTGTGTCGGACTAGAGTTGGTTGTTTGACGCGATCTTTGCGTTTCTCGAGGTGTGCTTTGTCAGTTTTACTTTCCCAATGGAGCATTTATCGCGAGGGGACGTTTAGTTTGCTTTTCCTCTTTTGCCCTTATGCGTCGTGTTTTATCCTTGTGGGTATTTGCGTCTTTTCATCCTTTTGAAAAACGTTTTGGATTTCTTGCTTTCCTTCCCTCGTTTTGCTTTTGCATTTGCTACTTTTCTCCTTTGTGGTTTTCTCTTGCCTTGGTGTTTCTCTAGTTTTCTCTGTCGCTCGCTTTTCTGCCTCTTCTGTTTCACGTTTGAATTAATAGGTTGGTATTTCTCCTTATTCCCATTTCTACTTCAGCTCTTGATTATTTCCTGCATTTCTGTTTGCATGCCTATTTTAGTGTGGGCTGAGATTTTTGGCTGTGTTTGTGCGATGGTCCTAAGTCTTGGGATAGTGTGTGTTTAGTTTTCTTGGGGGATGGGTGCTGCTGGTGTAGTTGGCAGTAGGTTTTGGTGTTTCTCCACCGTGTTTTGCCACGCGTTTTTGGCTAATGGTGGTGTTCGCCGTTGTTTTAGGTATGGCTCGTCGGAGGGCCGAGGGAGTTAGGGCTCTGGTGGTCCCAGCCGGGGGCGTTCCCTCCCTCTATTCCTGGGTTACCAGTGATGTCTGGGGCACGCCGTCGCGATTGACGGAGGCGGACCTCCAGCGGCTCCGCGATCAAGGGGCAGTTTATGGGGGTGGGAATGCTGAGCGTGGGTATGAGTTTATCCTTCCTGGGGTCAACGAGAGTGTTTGCTACACCAATCTCGACTCGCCGACCGTACCGGATTGGATGTGGGTGTACGAGGCGATGTTCACCCGACTCGGCGTGTGACTTCCCTTTTCCCCTTTCGTTCAGCAGTTGTTGAGTCGGTGTTCCGTGGCGCCGTCCCAACTGCATCCCAATAGTTGGGCGGCGATCCGATCTTTCGAGCTTGTCTGTGAGTTTCTGGAAATCCCGGTTTCGGTGAATgtcttccttttccttttcttgtgtacCTTGCCTACTAAAGAGGGGAAGCACAAGAAAGGTTACATGTCGTTTAGGGCCCAACCCCACCGTCGGGTCTTTGGTTTGTATGAAGATTTCTTTCATAGGTTTAAGAGTGGGTATTTCAAGGTTAGTTATGTCGGGGGACATCACCCGTTTTGGTTAACTTTGGAGGGTGAGCGGCGGTTCCCCACCTACTGAAATTTCGGTGTGGGGCCGTCCGTTCTTACTCGGGTGACGCAGGAATTTTTGTCTGCGGAGGATCGGGATGTCGCCCTTGTCTTATGGCAGTTGTTCGGGGAGCGTCCTCTTAATCCTAGGGATGTGATGGGTGACCCGGTTGCTTGTCGGGCTTATGTTGGTATGTGATgcttttctcctccttttttttgtacttatgcttttttctttttatggtCTTTCTTATAGTTGAGATGGCTGGGGGTTTGACGACTTTGGCTAGGCTGAAAGCTCATTTGTCTCAGGGGGCTCCTTCTGGTGGTTCTCCCTCCACTCCGACTTCCCGTCCTACTGATGATGCGAGGGTTGCTTCTGAGGACTTGGTGTTGACTGAGGGTGGCACCCAAGGGTCGGGTCAGGGTGTGGAGGTTGAGGATGATGTGGTGGTTGTGTCGCCGGAGGGTGGTTCCCGGAAGCGAAGGAGATCGGAGGATGCTGATAGCGAGAATGTGATGGAGGGGGAGGGTGCAGTTCCATCTGTGATGGACCATCGTTTCGACGCTCCGGCCTTCATCGATGAGTATCTTATGCCTGGTACGGAAGACTTCTTTCGTGAATGCGATGTGACTTTCCAGGCAAAGTCGCTTTACCGTTCCCTTCTCCGGTCCGCTGTGATTGTTTGGAAGGCTGAGCCGGTGATGGCTCAGGTGGGTCTTCTAGACAAGAAATTGCGTCAATCTCAGGCTGAGGTGGCGAGGTTGAAGGGGCTGCTTGCGGAAGCTGAATCGGTGAGGGAGAAGGCCGTGGAGGCGTCCGAGGAGTCTGGTGCCGAAATCCTTCGCCTTTCCGAGGTTGAGACTTCTCTTCTGTCTCAACTTGGGGAGGAGCGGAGGAAGGGTTCGGATGCTGAGTCTCGGGCTGCCGTGCTCCTTTCTGATGTTGCTGTTTTGAAAGATGAGGTGGTCGTGCTAAAAGTGGAGGTTGTGGGTTTAAGGGAAAAGAAGGACGTGTTGCTTGCCGATGTGAAGGAAGTTGTTACTGCTGCCGAGGAGACGATGAAAGCTCAGGCTTTAGTGTTGGCACCCGGCGCTGATGTGTCTGTGATGGAAGCTTTCAAGACTGTCCGTGATGGTCAGATTGTCGACCTTGAGTAGCTATGATTATATCTGCTTGTTTTGGATTTTGTATTTTTTGCTTGATGGTTTCTTGGCCATGTGGCCGTGTGGTCGTGTGACAATGGTTTCGTGACTTTGTACGAATTTGTTTTTTGATGGTTTCGGCTGTTTGGGCTTTTCTATTTTTAAGCCGTTTTTGGCCTTATCTATCGTTTATTTGGGGTGGGTGGCTCGCCGTGTGTTTCTTTTTTGTGGATATCCGTTTTTCGGGCCTTGGGGTGATCAATCTCCCAGTTGTGGCCGTGATTTTTGTTCTGAGTTTAAGGAATATATGAATAAAGAAAATCAAAGGGTATATTGAAATTTTGAcgtttgggcctcgttaaaaccctccgtttatggcgggaaagagtacccgGAATCGAGAcgtataaaaacaaaaattgtaaCAAAAAGGGAATAACAGGAAAGTAATATGAAAAGAAAAGGGGAGTTTAGGGGGTCGGCTTATGTGTAGTATCGTCGAAGATTGGTGGTGTTCTAGGTCCTCGGGATCTCGTCGCTGTTGAGTCGTTCGAGCTTGTATGCTCCTTTCCCAATTGTTTCCTTGACTCTGTAGGGTCCCTCCCAGTTAGGGGTGAGTTTTCCTTCTCCTGGGGTTGGGGCGCCGATGTCTTTTCGTCGTAAGACGAGGTCGTCGATCGCGAATTCTCGTCGGATCACGCCATGGTTATACCTTAGGCTGATTCTTTGTTTTAAGGCTAGTTCTCTGATGTGGGCTATGCTTTTCACTTCGTCAGTGAGGTCTCGTTCTGCCACTTCGTCATTTCCTCCTATCGTTCTTCTAGGGCTTGGGTCTCTGATTTCTACTAGGATAATCGCTTCTATGCCGTATGTTAGGCGGAAAGGGGTTTCCCCGATAGCCGTTTGGGGGGTTGTTCGGTATGACCACAAGACTGATCCGAGTTCGTCGGCCCATagtcctttggcttcgtcgagccCTTTTTTTAGTCCTTTGACGATTATTTTGTTCGCGGATTCTACctgtccgtttgtttgggggtgttctaccgaaCTGAAGCGATGTGATATATGTAGCCCTTCCAGGAAATCTTTGAACTTTttgtcggtgaattgggttccgttgtccgagatTACGATCTCTAGGATCCCGAACCGAGTTATGATCTGTCTCCAGAAGAATTTTCGACATTGGGTTGCCGTGATGGTGGCCAGGGGTTCAGCCTCGATCCATTTAGTGTAATAGTCTTTGGCGACGATTAGGTATCGGAGTTGGCCGAGTGCCATCGGAAAAGGTCCGACGAGGTCGATACCCCATGTTCCGAATGGCCGTTCTGCCGTTATGACGCTGAGCTGGTGGGGGGCGGCTTGGTGGATGTCAACGTGCCTCTGGCATTTGCTGCAGCTTTTTACTAGTTGCGCGGAGTCCCGGATAACTGAGGGCCAGAAGTACCCGGCTCGGATGACTTTTTGGGCTAGGGTAttgcccccgatgtggtggcCACAACAGCCTTCGTGGATTTCGCGGAGTATGTATTCCGTGTCCACGGGTTCGACGCATTTGAGAAGGGGTTGCGAGAGTCCTCATTTGTATAGTTGTCCTGAGACGACGGTGTAATTAGCGGCTTCTCTTTTTGTTCGTTTCGCCTCCTTGGGGTCCTCGGGTAGCGTCCCGTTGAGGAGGTATTGTAGGATGGGGTGGGTCCATGATCTTTCATTTGAAAGTGTTAGAACGGTGTCAGTTGTGGTTGATATGGATGGTGTTCTAACGACTTCCTGGATTAGCGACCTATTGCCAtatcctggtttggtgctggcaagTTTGGAGAGGAGGTCTGCCCTGGTATTTCGTTCCCTGGGGACGTGTTGTATGGTTATGCAATCGAATTCCTCTTTTAGCTTGTTTACTTTGGCGAGGTATTGCTGGAGTAGGGGGTCCCGTGTTTGGTAGTCTCCGTTGATTTGGGAACTGACCACCTGTGAGTCGGTGCATACTTCCAAGGTTTTTGTTCCGACCTCCTTAGCTAGAGTCAGGCCTGCTAAGAGGGCCTCGTATTCCACTTGGTTGTTTAAAACCGGAAATTCGTAGCATACAGACTGTTCGATTGTGACCCCATTTTGACTTTCGCGTATCACTCCGGCTCCTCCAGAAGTGACGTTCGATGAACCGTCGACGTGTAGTTTCCATGATTCAGGGGTGGAGTTTCCCGGTGTCATTTCGGCGACAAAATCGGTCATGGCCTGCGCTTTAATTGCATTCCAGGGTTCGAAGGTTATTTGGAATTGAGATAGCTCGACggaccatgctagcattcttcctgctagatcggGCTTTTGTAGTACTTGCTTGACCGCTTGGTCGGTCCAAACCGTCACGAGGTAGGCCTGGAAGTATTGTCGCAGGCGCCGGGAGGCCGTGAGGAGTGTGAGGGCTAGCTTTTTTAGGCATGAATAGCAAGTTTCTGTCTCTTGAAAAactttgcttatgaagtagaTAGGTTGTTGTTCTCGGCCCTTGTCTTCACGGATGAGTGCCGCTGCGAGTGCTTCTTCCGTTATAGAAAGGTATAAGTAAAGAGTTTCCCTGGTTTGGGGTTTGGCGAGGACTGGTGGTTCTGATAGAACTTTTTTGAAGTGTTGGAATGCCTCTTCGCAACTTTCTTCCCATATGAAGGGGGTTCCTTTCTTAATCAGCTTGAAGAAAGGGATTGCTTTTTGTGCCGATGCCCCGAGGAAGCGGGATAGTGCAGTGAGTCGGCCGGTGAGCTTTTGGATATCGTTGAGATTTCTCGGGCTTGTCATTTCGAGGATGGCTCGGCATTTTTTGGGGTTAGCCTCTACCCCTCGCTGTGTGATCATGAAGCCGAGGAACTTGCCTGCTTCCATTCCGAAGGCGCACTTTATCGGGTTAAGGCGCATCTGGTGCTTCCGTAGGGTGTTCAGGATGAGTTCGAGATCGCTGATGAGTTGTTCGCCGGATTTAGTTTtggcgagcatgtcgtctatgtagacttctaaTTTGGTCCCGGATAGGTTCTGGAATATCTTGTTGACGAGCCTTTGGTAGGTGGCTCCGGCGTTTTTTAGGCCGAAGGGCATGATTGTGTAGCAGTACGTTCCTTCGGGGGTGATGAAAGCTGTCTTTTCCTCGTCAGGTCGGTGCATGGGTATCTGGTTGTATccggagtatgcgtccatgaagcttaGGTATCGGTGGCCGGATGCGGCATCTACTaatccgtcgatgtttggtagggggaaggcgtcttttggacaggctttgtTTAGGTccgtatagtcgacgcacattcgccactttccaTTAGACTTTTTGACTGGTACGACGTTCGCTAGCCATGTCGTATAGGGTAGTTCCCGAATAAAGTTTACTTCGAGTAGAGATTTGACTTGTCTTTTGACCTCGGCTGCTCGGTCAGGTGAAATTTTCCGTCTTCTTTGTGCCACAGGTTTGGCTTTGGGGTCCACTGCCAGCCGG from Arachis hypogaea cultivar Tifrunner chromosome 10, arahy.Tifrunner.gnm2.J5K5, whole genome shotgun sequence includes:
- the LOC112717605 gene encoding uncharacterized protein, translated to MKYDGTKDPQEHLTAFEARMNLKGAADAVRCRAFPVTLAEPAIKWFNALFNGSITGFHDILRKFLAQFTTRITKAKHPISLLGVMQKQDESTRKYLDRFNDECLTIDGLTDSVASLCLTNRLMNEDFCKHLTTKPVWTMHEIQSVAKDYINDEEVSQVVAANKRQHDNTQHGNPTPRHNPPPREGQKDHPKPTSTNRPPRVGKFSNYTPLTAPITEIYHQIADRGIIPKARQLKERTVGNKTLYCDYHCGHGHRTQDCFDLKDALKQAIRDGKDTPGKSKLELKKDLKVLAVGNQTPPITTNNAITFLPEDCQHSTSAEDAPFVISAKFGTGLVRRILVDTGAESNILFRGAFDKLGLRNDNLQTHRNGVTGLEDNFLKPDSSITLPLTIGTGCQRKTILSEFVVLKDSTAYNVILGRKTINDLSTVIFTKYLLMKFTTEDGSIGTIHGDQEIAAECDNTSLALRKKSRDAVDIFLADLDARQDGQPRPEPEGDMEKLQIGQTKDEYTFINRNLPYDLKSDLSQLLKQNRDLFAFTPADMPGIDPALMSHRLAVDPKAKPVAQRRRKISPDRAAEVKRQVKSLLEVNFIRELPYTTWLANVVPVKKSNGKWRMCVDYTDLNKACPKDAFPLPNIDGLVDAASGHRYLSFMDAYSGYNQIPMHRPDEEKTAFITPEGTYCYTIMPFGLKNAGATYQRLVNKIFQNLSGTKLEVYIDDMLAKTKSGEQLISDLELILNTLRKHQMRLNPIKCAFGMEAGKFLGFMITQRGVEANPKKCRAILEMTSPRNLNDIQKLTGRLTALSRFLGASAQKAIPFFKLIKKGTPFIWEESCEEAFQHFKKVLSEPPVLAKPQTRETLYLYLSITEEALAAALIREDKGREQQPIYFISKVFQETETCYSCLKKLALTLLTASRRLRQYFQAYLVTVWTDQAVKQVLQKPDLAGRMLAWSVELSQFQITFEPWNAIKAQAMTDFVAEMTPGNSTPESWKLHVDGSSNVTSGGAGVIRESQNGVTIEQSVCYEFPVLNNQVEYEALLAGLTLAKEVGTKTLEVCTDSQVVSSQINGDYQTRDPLLQQYLAKVNKLKEEFDCITIQHVPRERNTRADLLSKLASTKPGYGNRSLIQEVVRTPSISTTTDTVLTLSNERSWTHPILQYLLNGTLPEDPKEAKRTKREAANYTVVSGQLYK